Proteins encoded by one window of Melopsittacus undulatus isolate bMelUnd1 chromosome 23, bMelUnd1.mat.Z, whole genome shotgun sequence:
- the HOOK2 gene encoding protein Hook homolog 2 isoform X6, whose translation MAAAGRDVCGALLTWLQTFAPPSPCASPQDLSNGVALAYVLHSIDSSWFNETWLGLIRDDAGDNWRLKVSNLRKVLQSLLEYWQDVLGRAVPEHQVPDVVLAAQGAEPQELGRMVLLVLACALCGQGREEHIQRILSLEEPVQRLLMLEIQELLDKEVMETDESQEQVSALLQEQSRLVQENRALREENDRLEREARRLQARAQQLRGPVGEGRALREERDALRSLEAAVASFRGSTWELRRRAHALEEREHAQLRRAAALELSRAQAARRQVEELRAERWQHQFCCLQERYQALSEEKERLQEERDALREANEELRCAQLQQSCLHQADGALVGSLAAELIPAELRNTVMRLQRENRRLQERLEATAVTPLHSTQGDSQAEFLLLDETIDYLDELQGDEDLDPHKDSSGSQCVKGLQQHQWGHSGGGQKVLDSPLAPELQTLRNQLQEKEALIRYLEGDWERSRAQREREERLLVTAWAWLCSSSRRRRGGGSSGAPPGGLIHSWLGAPPTAAPPPVNGGPNH comes from the exons atggcggcggcggggcgTGACGTGTGCGGGGCGCTGCTCACGTGG CTCCAGACCTTCGCCCCCCCCTCGCCTTGTGCCTCCCCCCAGGACCTGAGCAATGGGGTGGCCCTGGCCTATGTCCTGCACAGCAT tgacTCCTCCTGGTTCAATGAGACGTGGCTGGGCCTCATCCGGGATGATGCTGGGGACAACTGGAGGCtgaag GTGAGCAACCTGCGGAAGGTGCTGCAGAGCCTCCTTGAGTACTGGCAGGAT gtgctGGGCCGGGCGGTGCCTGAGCACCAGGTCCCAGATGTGGTGCTGGCAGCTCAAGGTGCTGAGCCCCAGGAGCTGGGCAggatggtgctgctggtgctggcctGTGCCCTCTGCGGCCAGGGCAGGGAAG AGCACATCCAGCGCATCCTGAGCCTAGAGGAGCCGGTGCAGCGCCTGCTGATGCTGGAGATccaggag ctgctggataAGGAGGTGATGGAGACGGATGAAAGCCAGGAGCAG GTGTCTgcgctgctgcaggagcagagccgCTTGGTGCAGGAGAACCGGGCGCTGCGGGAGGAGAACGACCG GCTGGAGCGCGAGGCGCGGCGCTTGCAGGCGCGTGCTCAGCAGCTGCGCGGCCCCGTGGGGGAGGGGCGTGCACTGCGCGAGGAGCGCGACGCGCTAAG GAGCCTGGAGGCGGCGGTGGCCTCGTTCCGGGGCAGCACGTGGGAGCTGCGGCGCCGCGCGCATGCGCTGGAGGAGCGGGAGCATGCGCAGTtgcggcgggcggcggcgctAGAGCTGAGCCGGGCGCAGGCAGCGCGCAGGCAG GTGGAGGAGCTGAGGGCAGAGCGGTGGCAGCACCagttctgctgcctgcaggagcgGTACCAGGCGCTGAGCGAGGAGAAGGAG CGCCTGCAGGAGGAGCGGGATGCGCTGCGTGAGGCCAATGAGGAGCTTCGCTGtgcccagctgcagcagagctgcctgcaccaggcag ATGGGGCCTTGGTTGGGAGCCTGGCGGCTGAGCTCATCCCTGCGGAGCTGAG GAACACGGTGATGCGGCTCCAAAGGGAGAACCGGCGGCTGCAGGAGAG gctggaGGCCACAGCGGTGACCCCTCTCCACTCAACACAGGGGGACTCCCAAGCAGAG TTTCTGCTGCTGGATGAGACCATTGATTACCT GGATGAGCTCCAAGGGGACGAGGACCTGGACCCACACAAGGACAGCAGTG GGTCTCAGTGTGtgaaggggctgcagcagcaccaatGGGGTCACAGCGGGGGGGGACAGAAG GTGCTGGACTCCCCCCTGGCCCCCGAGCTCCAAACCCTCCGGAACCAGTTACAGGAGAAGGAGGCATTGATCCGGTAcctggag ggTGACTGGGAGCGGAGCCGGGCGCAGCGGGAGCGGGAGGAGCGGCTGCTGGTGACTGCCTG ggcctggctctgcagcagcagcaggaggaggaggggggggggcagcagcgGGGCCCCCCCGGGGGGGCTCATTCATTCCTGGCTCGGCGCCCCCCCCACGGCCGCCCCCCCACCCGTTAATGGGGGGCCCAACCATtga
- the HOOK2 gene encoding protein Hook homolog 2 isoform X4 codes for MAAAGRDVCGALLTWLQTFAPPSPCASPQDLSNGVALAYVLHSIDSSWFNETWLGLIRDDAGDNWRLKVLGRAVPEHQVPDVVLAAQGAEPQELGRMVLLVLACALCGQGREEHIQRILSLEEPVQRLLMLEIQELLDKEVMETDESQEQSRSCSFLSPALEGLGQRCRELELQVSALLQEQSRLVQENRALREENDRLEREARRLQARAQQLRGPVGEGRALREERDALRSLEAAVASFRGSTWELRRRAHALEEREHAQLRRAAALELSRAQAARRQVEELRAERWQHQFCCLQERYQALSEEKERLQEERDALREANEELRCAQLQQSCLHQADGALVGSLAAELIPAELRNTVMRLQRENRRLQERLEATAVTPLHSTQGDSQAEFLLLDETIDYLDELQGDEDLDPHKDSSGSQCVKGLQQHQWGHSGGGQKVLDSPLAPELQTLRNQLQEKEALIRYLEGDWERSRAQREREERLLVTAWAWLCSSSRRRRGGGSSGAPPGGLIHSWLGAPPTAAPPPVNGGPNH; via the exons atggcggcggcggggcgTGACGTGTGCGGGGCGCTGCTCACGTGG CTCCAGACCTTCGCCCCCCCCTCGCCTTGTGCCTCCCCCCAGGACCTGAGCAATGGGGTGGCCCTGGCCTATGTCCTGCACAGCAT tgacTCCTCCTGGTTCAATGAGACGTGGCTGGGCCTCATCCGGGATGATGCTGGGGACAACTGGAGGCtgaag gtgctGGGCCGGGCGGTGCCTGAGCACCAGGTCCCAGATGTGGTGCTGGCAGCTCAAGGTGCTGAGCCCCAGGAGCTGGGCAggatggtgctgctggtgctggcctGTGCCCTCTGCGGCCAGGGCAGGGAAG AGCACATCCAGCGCATCCTGAGCCTAGAGGAGCCGGTGCAGCGCCTGCTGATGCTGGAGATccaggag ctgctggataAGGAGGTGATGGAGACGGATGAAAGCCAGGAGCAG tCCCGCAGTTGTTCCTTCCTGAGCCCGGCTCTGGAGGGCTTAGGGCAGCGGTGccgggagctggagctgcag GTGTCTgcgctgctgcaggagcagagccgCTTGGTGCAGGAGAACCGGGCGCTGCGGGAGGAGAACGACCG GCTGGAGCGCGAGGCGCGGCGCTTGCAGGCGCGTGCTCAGCAGCTGCGCGGCCCCGTGGGGGAGGGGCGTGCACTGCGCGAGGAGCGCGACGCGCTAAG GAGCCTGGAGGCGGCGGTGGCCTCGTTCCGGGGCAGCACGTGGGAGCTGCGGCGCCGCGCGCATGCGCTGGAGGAGCGGGAGCATGCGCAGTtgcggcgggcggcggcgctAGAGCTGAGCCGGGCGCAGGCAGCGCGCAGGCAG GTGGAGGAGCTGAGGGCAGAGCGGTGGCAGCACCagttctgctgcctgcaggagcgGTACCAGGCGCTGAGCGAGGAGAAGGAG CGCCTGCAGGAGGAGCGGGATGCGCTGCGTGAGGCCAATGAGGAGCTTCGCTGtgcccagctgcagcagagctgcctgcaccaggcag ATGGGGCCTTGGTTGGGAGCCTGGCGGCTGAGCTCATCCCTGCGGAGCTGAG GAACACGGTGATGCGGCTCCAAAGGGAGAACCGGCGGCTGCAGGAGAG gctggaGGCCACAGCGGTGACCCCTCTCCACTCAACACAGGGGGACTCCCAAGCAGAG TTTCTGCTGCTGGATGAGACCATTGATTACCT GGATGAGCTCCAAGGGGACGAGGACCTGGACCCACACAAGGACAGCAGTG GGTCTCAGTGTGtgaaggggctgcagcagcaccaatGGGGTCACAGCGGGGGGGGACAGAAG GTGCTGGACTCCCCCCTGGCCCCCGAGCTCCAAACCCTCCGGAACCAGTTACAGGAGAAGGAGGCATTGATCCGGTAcctggag ggTGACTGGGAGCGGAGCCGGGCGCAGCGGGAGCGGGAGGAGCGGCTGCTGGTGACTGCCTG ggcctggctctgcagcagcagcaggaggaggaggggggggggcagcagcgGGGCCCCCCCGGGGGGGCTCATTCATTCCTGGCTCGGCGCCCCCCCCACGGCCGCCCCCCCACCCGTTAATGGGGGGCCCAACCATtga